In one window of Candidatus Kinetoplastibacterium blastocrithidii (ex Strigomonas culicis) DNA:
- a CDS encoding peptidylprolyl isomerase, whose amino-acid sequence MCRAKIQTNYGIIVILLDKEKAPKTVENFLKYIDKKFYNGTIFHRVIKGFMIQGGGLLPSMTNKENLESSIENEADNGLKNNIYTIAMARTNDPHSATSQFFINTADNQFLNYKSPTSNGWGYAVFGKVVEGSEIVDKINNIKTSNKGFYNDVPVDDVVIENIEIVS is encoded by the coding sequence ATGTGTAGAGCTAAAATACAAACAAATTATGGCATTATAGTGATTCTTCTTGATAAAGAAAAAGCCCCGAAAACAGTTGAAAATTTCTTAAAATATATAGATAAAAAATTTTATAATGGAACAATATTTCATCGAGTCATAAAAGGATTTATGATACAAGGCGGTGGATTGCTACCTAGCATGACTAACAAAGAAAATTTAGAAAGCTCTATAGAAAATGAAGCTGATAATGGACTAAAAAACAATATATACACTATAGCTATGGCAAGAACTAATGATCCTCATTCTGCTACTTCACAATTTTTTATAAATACTGCTGATAATCAATTCCTTAATTATAAATCACCTACTTCGAATGGGTGGGGATATGCGGTATTTGGTAAAGTTGTAGAAGGATCTGAGATTGTCGATAAAATAAATAATATTAAAACCTCAAATAAAGGCTTCTATAACGATGTTCCTGTTGATGATGTTGTAATCGAGAATATCGAAATTGTTTCATAG
- a CDS encoding acetyl-CoA carboxylase carboxyltransferase subunit alpha: protein MRNTFLDFERPIAELEEKIEQLRYVQADSATDISEEVKKLKNKSQQLTKEIYSSLTPWQVSMVARHPQRPHTVDYINELFSDFNELHGDRMYSDDHSIIGGLARFNERSCMVIGHQKGRGTKERAMRNFGMPKPEGYRKALRLMRLAEKFNIPIFTFVDTPGAYPGVGAEERGQSEAIGRSLYAMSEIKVPIITTIIGEGGSGGALAIAVGNIVLMLQYATYSVISPEGCASILWRNLDKAQEAAEALAIIAPRLKSLGLIDTIVKEPMGGAHRDYALMYQSLSSALMNATKQLQDFSPDYFVKQRLSKILSFGSFQRL from the coding sequence ATGCGAAATACATTCCTAGATTTTGAGCGGCCTATAGCAGAATTAGAAGAAAAAATAGAACAGTTGCGGTATGTTCAGGCGGATTCTGCAACAGATATATCCGAAGAAGTAAAAAAATTAAAAAACAAAAGTCAGCAACTAACTAAAGAAATCTATTCAAGTTTAACACCATGGCAGGTTTCTATGGTTGCAAGGCATCCACAACGTCCTCATACAGTTGATTATATAAATGAGTTATTTAGTGATTTTAATGAGCTTCATGGCGATAGAATGTACTCTGATGACCACTCTATAATAGGAGGGCTAGCAAGATTTAATGAAAGATCTTGTATGGTAATAGGTCATCAGAAGGGTAGAGGCACTAAAGAGAGAGCCATGCGTAATTTTGGAATGCCTAAGCCTGAGGGTTATCGGAAAGCATTGCGCTTAATGAGACTTGCAGAGAAATTCAATATTCCTATCTTTACTTTTGTTGATACTCCGGGAGCTTATCCTGGTGTGGGAGCAGAAGAACGTGGTCAATCTGAAGCAATTGGTAGAAGTTTATATGCAATGTCCGAGATAAAAGTTCCTATAATTACTACTATTATAGGAGAGGGCGGGTCAGGTGGGGCTTTGGCTATTGCTGTTGGTAATATAGTTCTAATGTTACAGTATGCTACATATTCTGTTATTTCCCCTGAAGGTTGTGCTTCTATACTTTGGAGAAATTTGGATAAGGCCCAAGAAGCGGCTGAAGCTTTAGCAATAATAGCTCCGAGGTTAAAAAGTTTAGGGTTAATAGACACAATTGTAAAAGAGCCAATGGGCGGAGCTCATAGAGACTATGCTCTTATGTATCAGTCATTAAGCAGTGCTTTAATGAATGCTACTAAGCAGTTACAAGATTTCAGTCCTGATTATTTTGTTAAGCAAAGGCTTAGTAAAATATTATCATTTGGTTCATTTCAGAGGTTATAA
- the efp gene encoding elongation factor P, with protein sequence MKTAQELRIGNVVMVSGEPLVVQKTEYNKSGRNSAVVRMKFKNLLIGSVSESVYKADEKFDLIQLDRKECTYSYFNDPMYVFMDEDFNQHEIEKESMGDSLKYLQDGMQAEVVFYEGKAISIELPNTIVRKITYTEPAVRGDTSGKVTKPAKISTGYEINVPLFCKIDDNIEIDTRTNEYKRLVN encoded by the coding sequence ATGAAAACTGCTCAAGAACTAAGGATTGGCAATGTCGTAATGGTCTCTGGAGAACCATTAGTTGTACAAAAAACAGAATATAATAAGTCAGGCAGAAATTCTGCTGTTGTTAGAATGAAATTTAAAAACCTATTGATAGGATCAGTAAGTGAATCTGTATATAAGGCTGACGAAAAATTTGATCTAATACAACTTGATCGCAAAGAATGTACTTATTCCTATTTTAACGATCCTATGTATGTTTTTATGGACGAGGACTTTAATCAACATGAAATAGAAAAAGAAAGCATGGGGGACTCTCTTAAGTACTTGCAAGATGGCATGCAAGCAGAGGTTGTATTTTATGAAGGAAAGGCAATATCTATAGAACTTCCTAATACAATAGTAAGAAAAATCACATATACTGAACCAGCAGTTAGAGGAGACACTTCTGGGAAAGTAACAAAACCTGCTAAAATAAGCACTGGTTATGAAATTAATGTGCCATTGTTTTGTAAAATAGATGACAATATAGAAATTGACACTAGAACTAATGAATATAAACGTTTAGTAAATTAA
- the tilS gene encoding tRNA lysidine(34) synthetase TilS, whose product MYVVPEHLYNSLRSSLLSLEALPKRIAVGFSGGMDSAMLSIVATKVTYDLNISLFLFHINHCLQDDSDSWSKNACNLASLLNTPFHEKKIHVDRKSKHGLEASARDSRYKAFDSLLDFYEIKHLLLAHHKDDQAETVLLRLLRGSGIKGMGAMRHISIKNGKSYIRPWLNISKEMISSEMRLFSNLNSWHPINDPTNVDMSTARSIIRACLAPQLDKYWPRWRDSLCRNAYHMSSASDVLENLAKLDFDDIKTNSSSCFSLSKWRSINSTYRKIQVLRYWFLVNNLNMPTESFINNLYRQLSNLHALGYDRFMKLKYGAYIIVCRKGLVWVELSKLINY is encoded by the coding sequence ATGTATGTTGTTCCTGAACATCTTTATAATTCACTGAGATCTTCTTTGCTTAGTTTAGAGGCCCTTCCAAAAAGAATAGCTGTTGGCTTCAGTGGAGGAATGGATTCAGCTATGCTATCCATAGTAGCAACTAAAGTAACTTATGATTTAAATATATCTCTGTTTCTATTTCATATTAATCATTGCTTGCAAGATGATTCTGATTCTTGGTCTAAAAACGCTTGTAATTTGGCTAGTTTACTAAATACTCCTTTTCATGAAAAAAAAATTCATGTAGATCGTAAAAGCAAGCATGGGTTGGAAGCCTCTGCCAGGGATTCCAGATATAAAGCTTTTGATAGCTTGCTAGATTTTTATGAAATCAAACATCTTTTATTAGCTCACCATAAAGATGATCAAGCAGAGACTGTTCTTCTAAGGTTATTACGTGGTTCTGGTATAAAAGGAATGGGAGCCATGAGACATATTTCGATAAAAAATGGTAAGTCATATATTAGGCCTTGGTTAAATATATCAAAGGAAATGATTAGTTCTGAGATGCGTTTATTTTCAAATCTTAATTCTTGGCATCCTATTAATGATCCAACTAATGTAGACATGTCCACGGCAAGGTCTATTATTAGAGCTTGTTTAGCTCCCCAGCTAGATAAATATTGGCCTAGGTGGAGGGATTCTTTATGTAGAAATGCATACCATATGTCTAGTGCCTCAGATGTATTAGAAAATTTAGCTAAATTGGATTTTGATGATATAAAAACCAATAGCAGTAGCTGCTTTAGCCTTTCAAAATGGCGTTCTATTAATTCGACCTATAGAAAGATACAGGTTTTAAGATATTGGTTTTTAGTAAATAATTTGAACATGCCTACAGAGTCGTTTATTAATAATTTATATAGACAGCTTTCTAATTTGCATGCTTTAGGCTATGATAGATTTATGAAATTAAAGTATGGGGCGTATATTATAGTATGCCGCAAGGGATTAGTGTGGGTAGAGTTATCTAAATTAATTAATTATTAA
- a CDS encoding DNA-3-methyladenine glycosylase family protein — protein MLYINSTQPDYWEQAVSDLKKKDRILSRIIPLYSEKRFLSSDSPFITLAHAIISQQISSKLAGVVWDRFVKIFGRLPSPRDLIFAKGGELNSIGIPKRKVEYLHDLAYHFYENKVSTEKLINMDDESIISELSSIKGIGRWTAEMFLIFNLRRPDVMPLDDVGLIRAISIHYFSGEPVSRFEAREVSGAWRPWRTVASWYLWRSIEK, from the coding sequence ATGCTATACATAAATTCTACTCAGCCTGATTATTGGGAACAAGCAGTTTCAGACTTAAAAAAAAAGGATAGAATATTAAGTAGGATTATTCCATTATATTCAGAAAAAAGGTTTTTATCTTCTGATTCGCCTTTCATAACACTTGCTCATGCCATAATCAGCCAGCAAATATCCAGCAAATTAGCTGGTGTTGTTTGGGATAGATTTGTAAAGATATTTGGTAGGTTGCCTTCCCCTAGGGATCTTATATTTGCTAAAGGAGGGGAGCTGAATAGCATTGGCATTCCTAAAAGAAAAGTTGAATACTTGCATGACCTTGCTTATCATTTTTATGAGAATAAAGTTAGTACTGAAAAATTGATTAACATGGATGACGAATCAATTATTTCTGAGTTATCTTCTATAAAAGGAATAGGGCGCTGGACTGCAGAAATGTTCCTAATTTTTAATTTGCGTCGACCTGATGTCATGCCTCTAGATGATGTTGGTTTAATTAGAGCTATATCAATACATTATTTTAGTGGTGAGCCAGTTTCTCGCTTTGAGGCCAGAGAAGTTTCAGGGGCATGGCGTCCTTGGCGTACTGTTGCTTCTTGGTATTTATGGCGCAGCATAGAGAAGTAG
- a CDS encoding DUF1178 family protein yields the protein MTVKVFDLQCEYGHTFEGWFSSHYEFDDQHSRKMIECPFCSSNKITKLVSAPYVNTKLSPDANNKKIDKSSGKVNILETQINIIKTIRKILKEAENVGPNFAEEARKINNGDAEKRAIKGTVTKEEHQSLQNDEIEVLSIPEFLEDPSSMH from the coding sequence ATGACAGTTAAAGTTTTTGATTTGCAATGTGAATACGGGCATACTTTTGAAGGATGGTTTTCATCTCATTATGAATTCGATGATCAACATTCTAGAAAGATGATAGAATGTCCGTTTTGTTCTTCCAATAAAATCACTAAACTAGTGTCAGCGCCTTATGTAAATACAAAATTAAGTCCTGACGCGAATAATAAAAAAATAGATAAATCATCAGGAAAAGTTAATATCCTAGAAACGCAAATAAATATCATAAAAACAATACGCAAGATATTGAAAGAAGCAGAGAATGTAGGGCCTAATTTTGCAGAAGAAGCTAGGAAGATTAATAATGGCGATGCGGAAAAACGAGCAATAAAAGGCACTGTTACAAAGGAAGAGCATCAGTCTTTGCAGAATGATGAAATAGAAGTGCTAAGCATACCTGAATTTCTAGAAGACCCTTCATCGATGCATTAA
- a CDS encoding tetratricopeptide repeat protein, with the protein MNIMILVVCLIALTKTTLAEDYYTTQQTTKSNINRKSNINNLPTKNINLSIDKILKRINANSNSCIKQTKSDIKKQVDSLMKNKQYGKALQIVKKNKINRNNYRSNIDLQLVLKEAIILNELGKQDKAYELYKDITLLYPEIPEPWNNLAIICLKKGLEDEAIYNMNMSIICCPIYETARNNIDIINNLIIKKDNSYINYS; encoded by the coding sequence ATGAATATTATGATACTTGTAGTCTGTCTTATAGCTCTAACTAAAACCACATTAGCTGAAGACTACTATACAACACAACAAACAACTAAATCAAATATAAATCGCAAAAGCAATATAAATAATTTGCCCACCAAGAATATCAACTTATCTATTGATAAAATCTTAAAAAGAATCAACGCTAACTCAAATAGTTGTATCAAACAAACAAAATCTGATATAAAAAAACAAGTTGACTCTCTAATGAAAAATAAACAATACGGTAAAGCATTACAAATAGTTAAGAAAAATAAAATAAATAGAAATAATTACAGATCAAATATAGATTTACAATTAGTTCTTAAAGAAGCAATTATATTGAATGAACTAGGAAAGCAAGATAAAGCATATGAACTATACAAGGATATCACTCTCTTGTATCCAGAAATCCCAGAACCATGGAACAACCTAGCGATTATCTGTCTAAAAAAAGGGCTGGAAGATGAGGCAATTTATAATATGAATATGTCAATAATATGCTGTCCAATATATGAAACTGCAAGAAATAATATAGATATAATCAATAATCTAATAATAAAAAAAGATAACTCTTATATTAATTATTCATAA
- a CDS encoding aspartate kinase, which produces MAIFVHKYGGTSMGSVERIQNVARRIAKWHMAGHKIVVVPSAMSGETNRLLGLARDISPFPDARELDMLASTGEQASSALLAIALQKEGVSARSYSGWQVPVNTDSSYTKARIESIDGTKVQNDLSQGKVVVITGFQGVDQDGNITTLGRGGSDTSAVAIAAVLKAQECLIYTDVDGVYTTDPRVVSEARRLPQISFEEMLEMASLGSKVLQIRSVEFAGKYSVPTRVLSSLTDPLISLETEMSSGTLINFEEDGKMESAVVSGIAFSRDEAKITVLSVPDTPGIAHSILGSVAAANIEVDMILQNQSVSGATDFSFTVSRNDFKHAVDVLRDQVIPVVKAKDLAVDEKVAKVSIVGVGMRSHVGVASLMFKTLAQEGINIKMISTSEIKTSVIIDDKYMELAVRALHKAFDLDK; this is translated from the coding sequence ATGGCTATATTCGTTCATAAGTACGGTGGGACATCTATGGGTTCTGTGGAGCGCATACAAAATGTGGCTCGTCGTATAGCAAAGTGGCATATGGCTGGTCATAAGATTGTAGTTGTTCCGTCAGCTATGTCTGGTGAGACAAATCGTTTGCTTGGGCTTGCTAGAGATATTTCTCCTTTCCCTGATGCCAGGGAATTGGATATGTTAGCTTCCACAGGAGAGCAAGCTAGTAGTGCTTTATTAGCTATAGCTTTACAAAAAGAAGGAGTTTCAGCTAGAAGTTACTCTGGATGGCAAGTCCCAGTAAATACTGATTCTTCTTATACAAAGGCTAGAATTGAATCTATAGATGGCACTAAAGTTCAGAATGACCTATCGCAAGGCAAGGTTGTTGTTATTACAGGATTTCAAGGGGTTGACCAGGATGGAAACATAACCACCTTAGGTAGAGGTGGTTCTGATACGTCTGCGGTGGCCATAGCGGCTGTTTTGAAGGCACAAGAGTGTTTGATATACACTGATGTAGATGGTGTTTACACAACAGATCCTAGAGTGGTCTCGGAGGCTCGGAGACTTCCTCAAATTTCTTTTGAGGAAATGTTAGAAATGGCATCCCTTGGTTCTAAAGTGCTACAGATAAGATCTGTAGAGTTTGCTGGTAAGTATAGTGTTCCTACCAGGGTTCTTTCTTCATTGACAGACCCTCTTATTTCACTTGAAACAGAAATGAGCTCGGGCACATTAATTAATTTTGAGGAAGATGGAAAAATGGAATCTGCTGTAGTTTCTGGTATTGCTTTTAGTCGTGATGAAGCTAAGATTACCGTATTATCTGTTCCTGACACACCTGGTATTGCTCACTCAATTCTTGGTTCAGTGGCAGCTGCCAATATAGAGGTTGATATGATTCTTCAGAATCAATCTGTTTCTGGAGCCACTGATTTTTCGTTTACTGTAAGTCGCAATGATTTTAAGCATGCTGTTGATGTTTTGAGGGATCAAGTTATCCCTGTCGTTAAAGCAAAAGATTTAGCTGTTGACGAAAAGGTAGCTAAGGTTTCTATAGTGGGTGTTGGTATGCGATCTCATGTGGGCGTGGCTAGTTTAATGTTTAAGACTTTAGCGCAAGAAGGCATAAATATTAAAATGATTAGTACTAGTGAGATAAAGACATCTGTTATCATAGACGATAAGTATATGGAGTTGGCTGTAAGAGCGCTTCATAAGGCATTTGATCTTGATAAGTAG
- the earP gene encoding elongation factor P maturation arginine rhamnosyltransferase EarP, whose translation MEADIFCKIIDNYGDIGFCWRLAKHLSCEYKWSIRLIVDDLCAFSCIEKTLDISANSQIVQDINIMKWNVSLENSLTPSDIILETFSCDIPNAFKKIMLLDIRRFIWINIEYLSAEQWVEDCHLLSSNLSNGLKKTFFFPGFTSKTGGLIVEQDFLKNKKSLKESIYNQEDFLKSLGIKHKRSEFLFCLLFCYPDAPVNDLIRSMKLLNKKIVLIANDQSLFINANSTNNLKLVLIPFIDQDSFDKLICCMDINFIRGEDSFVRALLSGNPLIWNIYKQENNTHIDKLKSWLNLNSFPVTIKKVMYSWNNFGEEGLINAIEKAMSKENWNSWKDYSRIISEKQISNKSLGKNLVEFCTSQQKQR comes from the coding sequence ATGGAAGCTGATATTTTTTGCAAAATTATAGATAATTATGGTGATATAGGTTTTTGCTGGAGACTGGCTAAGCATTTATCTTGTGAGTACAAATGGTCGATTCGCCTGATAGTTGATGATCTTTGTGCTTTTTCTTGCATAGAAAAAACATTAGACATAAGCGCAAATAGTCAAATAGTTCAAGATATTAATATAATGAAATGGAATGTTAGTTTAGAAAATTCACTTACTCCGAGTGATATTATACTAGAAACATTTTCTTGCGACATCCCAAATGCATTTAAAAAAATAATGCTGCTAGATATAAGAAGATTTATTTGGATTAATATAGAGTATCTTAGTGCTGAACAATGGGTAGAAGACTGTCATCTCCTATCATCAAATCTATCTAATGGACTAAAGAAAACTTTCTTCTTTCCAGGTTTTACAAGTAAAACTGGCGGATTAATTGTTGAACAAGATTTTTTGAAAAACAAGAAATCTCTAAAAGAATCTATTTATAATCAAGAAGATTTTTTAAAAAGTCTTGGAATAAAACATAAAAGATCAGAATTTCTTTTCTGTTTATTGTTTTGTTACCCAGATGCTCCAGTCAATGATCTTATAAGAAGCATGAAACTTCTTAATAAGAAAATAGTTTTAATAGCGAATGATCAGTCCCTGTTTATTAATGCTAATAGCACTAATAATTTAAAATTAGTTTTAATCCCTTTTATAGATCAAGATAGCTTCGATAAATTAATCTGTTGTATGGATATAAATTTCATACGAGGAGAAGATTCTTTTGTGCGGGCCCTATTATCTGGAAACCCACTAATTTGGAACATATACAAACAAGAGAACAATACTCATATAGATAAACTAAAATCATGGTTAAATTTAAATAGCTTTCCTGTTACAATAAAAAAGGTAATGTATTCATGGAATAATTTTGGAGAAGAAGGCTTAATAAATGCTATTGAAAAAGCAATGTCTAAAGAAAATTGGAATTCATGGAAAGATTATTCTAGAATAATCTCTGAAAAACAGATATCCAATAAATCACTTGGTAAAAACCTGGTAGAATTTTGTACAAGTCAACAAAAACAAAGATAG
- the cysS gene encoding cysteine--tRNA ligase, whose amino-acid sequence MLQIYNTLTRTKSDFKPINYNVVNMYVCGMTVYDYCHLGHARIMVVFDIVQRWLRHIGFDVKYVRNITDIDDKIINKSLMEHKSIKEITDFYISAMHMDEDALSIEAPYKEPRATGYVDEMVNIIKLLENKDLAYRTPDGDVNFSTKSFSGYGKLSGMNLTELRSGNRIPVASSKIDPLDFVLWKASKQDDPNDSRWMSCYGPGRPGWHIECSAMSSSILGNPIDIHGGGPDLVFPHHENEIAQTEGAFGGNLANFWMHCGPLMVDDSKMSKSLGNYYTIRQAIGKESSPNDFRYQVNRREAEMLRFFIIRSHYRSKQNYTFENLVDAQNSLDRLYLALFNIGLKGEFKVDWRDDASVAFKSTMNDDFNTPEAMVILFDLASKVNKNKCIYSAKQLKSLAGTLGLLSQDPAVYFSESTRYKTSMIYNDSSDTISKEDIEGLIYKRSIFKKNNNYIEADKIRTMLKDHNIELEDKIDGTTNWRRV is encoded by the coding sequence ATGTTACAAATATATAATACGTTAACCAGAACTAAGAGTGATTTTAAGCCGATTAATTATAACGTAGTTAACATGTACGTTTGTGGCATGACTGTTTATGATTATTGCCATTTAGGACATGCTAGAATAATGGTAGTTTTTGATATAGTGCAGCGTTGGTTAAGACATATTGGTTTTGATGTAAAATATGTCCGCAATATCACAGACATAGATGATAAAATCATTAATAAATCATTGATGGAGCATAAAAGCATAAAAGAAATTACTGATTTCTATATATCGGCTATGCACATGGATGAGGATGCTTTAAGTATAGAAGCGCCATATAAGGAGCCTAGGGCTACTGGTTATGTAGATGAAATGGTAAACATCATAAAACTACTTGAAAATAAAGATCTTGCTTATAGGACGCCAGATGGCGATGTAAATTTCTCCACCAAGAGTTTTAGTGGGTATGGAAAGTTATCAGGGATGAATCTGACTGAATTAAGATCTGGAAATCGTATTCCTGTAGCTTCTTCTAAGATAGATCCGCTAGACTTTGTTTTATGGAAAGCTTCTAAACAAGATGATCCAAATGATAGCAGATGGATGTCTTGTTATGGGCCGGGTCGTCCCGGTTGGCATATAGAGTGTTCTGCTATGAGTAGTTCCATCTTAGGTAATCCCATTGATATACATGGAGGGGGCCCTGATCTTGTATTTCCACATCATGAGAATGAAATAGCTCAAACTGAGGGGGCTTTTGGTGGTAATCTTGCTAATTTTTGGATGCATTGTGGGCCTTTAATGGTTGATGATTCCAAGATGTCAAAATCGTTGGGCAATTATTACACTATTCGTCAAGCTATAGGTAAAGAATCCTCACCTAATGATTTTCGATATCAGGTTAATCGTCGAGAAGCGGAAATGTTAAGATTTTTTATAATAAGAAGCCATTATCGTAGTAAACAGAACTATACATTCGAGAATCTTGTAGATGCTCAGAATTCTTTAGATAGGTTGTATTTAGCGCTTTTCAATATTGGTTTAAAAGGAGAGTTTAAAGTTGATTGGAGAGATGATGCTTCAGTTGCTTTTAAATCAACTATGAATGATGACTTCAATACGCCTGAAGCCATGGTAATACTTTTTGATTTAGCATCAAAAGTTAATAAAAATAAATGTATTTACAGTGCAAAACAATTAAAATCTTTGGCGGGAACACTGGGTCTTTTATCTCAAGATCCAGCAGTCTATTTTTCTGAGTCTACTAGATATAAAACATCTATGATTTACAATGATTCATCAGATACCATTTCTAAAGAAGATATAGAGGGTTTGATCTACAAAAGAAGTATTTTCAAGAAAAATAATAATTATATAGAAGCTGACAAGATTAGGACAATGCTAAAGGATCATAATATTGAATTAGAAGACAAGATCGATGGCACTACTAATTGGCGTCGTGTCTAA